From a single Streptomyces sp. NBC_00377 genomic region:
- a CDS encoding DUF58 domain-containing protein — protein MALTGRTALLAAVGSLPVGIWDAGWTGILAVNVPLALACVCDFALAAPVRRLSLTRSGDTSARLGDPADITLTLTNPSRRTLRAHLRDAWPPSSWQPGTETEASRHRVTVPPGERRRVTTRLRPTRRGDHRADRVTIRSYGPLGLLSRQGAHEVPWTVRVLPPFTSRKHLPSKLARLRELDGRTSVLTRGEGTEFDSLREYVPGDDTRSIDWRATARHSTVAVRTWRPERDRHILLVLDTGRTSAGRVDDAPRLDASMDAALLLAALASRAGDRVDLLAYDRRARALVQGRTARDVLPSLVNAMATLEPELVETNARGLTATALRTTPRRSLVVLMTTLDATPVEEGLLPVLPQLTQRHTVLLASVADPHIARMATSRGNAEAVYEAAAAARAQTERHRTAEQLRRHGVTVIDATPDDLAPALADAYLALKAAGRL, from the coding sequence ATGGCACTCACCGGACGCACCGCGCTCCTCGCCGCCGTGGGCTCCCTCCCCGTAGGGATCTGGGACGCCGGCTGGACGGGCATCCTCGCCGTCAACGTCCCACTGGCGTTGGCCTGCGTCTGCGACTTCGCCCTGGCCGCCCCGGTACGCAGACTGAGCCTGACCCGCTCCGGCGACACCTCCGCCCGTCTCGGCGACCCGGCCGACATCACCCTCACCCTCACCAACCCGTCCCGCCGCACTCTGCGCGCGCACCTCCGCGACGCCTGGCCCCCCAGCAGCTGGCAGCCGGGAACGGAGACGGAGGCCTCCCGACACCGCGTGACGGTCCCACCCGGCGAACGCCGCCGCGTCACCACCCGCCTACGCCCCACCCGCCGCGGCGACCACCGGGCCGATCGCGTCACGATCCGCTCCTACGGCCCTCTCGGCCTCCTCTCCCGACAGGGCGCCCACGAGGTCCCCTGGACCGTGCGCGTCCTCCCCCCGTTCACCAGCCGCAAGCACCTCCCCTCGAAGCTGGCCCGCCTGCGCGAACTGGACGGCCGCACCAGCGTCCTCACCCGCGGCGAGGGCACAGAGTTCGACAGCCTGCGCGAATACGTCCCCGGCGACGACACCCGCTCCATCGACTGGCGCGCAACAGCCCGCCATTCGACCGTCGCGGTCCGCACCTGGCGCCCTGAACGCGACCGCCACATCCTTCTCGTCCTCGACACCGGACGCACCTCCGCAGGACGCGTCGACGACGCCCCCCGCCTCGACGCCTCGATGGACGCGGCACTCCTCCTCGCGGCCCTGGCCTCCCGCGCCGGCGACCGAGTCGACCTCCTCGCCTACGACCGCCGGGCACGCGCTCTCGTCCAGGGCCGGACGGCGCGTGATGTTCTCCCCTCCCTGGTCAACGCCATGGCCACCCTCGAACCCGAACTGGTCGAGACGAATGCCCGTGGCCTCACCGCCACAGCTCTCCGCACGACCCCCCGCCGCTCCCTCGTCGTCCTCATGACCACGCTGGACGCCACCCCGGTCGAGGAAGGCCTCCTGCCCGTCCTCCCTCAACTCACTCAGCGTCATACGGTCCTGCTGGCATCGGTCGCCGACCCTCACATCGCACGGATGGCGACCTCCCGTGGCAATGCCGAAGCGGTGTACGAGGCCGCAGCCGCCGCCCGGGCCCAGACAGAACGCCATCGCACCGCCGAACAACTCCGCCGCCACGGCGTGACCGTCATCGACGCCACACCGGACGATCTCGCCCCCGCCCTGGCAGACGCCTATCTGGCCCTGAAGGCAGCAGGACGCCTGTAG
- a CDS encoding AAA family ATPase: protein MAPTTDNAGYTGDPGRARASLEALRAEIAKAVVGQDPAVTGLVVALLCRGHVLLEGVPGVAKTLLVRALASALELDTKRVQFTPDLMPSDITGSLVYDARTAEFSFQPGPVFTNLLLADEINRTPPKTQSSLLEAMEERQVTVDGTPRPLPDPFLVAATQNPVEYEGTYPLPEAQLDRFLLKLTIPLPSRQEEIDVLTRHADGFNPRDLHAAGVRPVAGPADLEAARAAVAKTAISPEITAYVVDICRATRESPSLTLGVSPRGATALLATARAWAWLTGRDYVIPDDVKALALPTLRHRVHLRPEAEMEGVTADSVITAILTHVPVPR, encoded by the coding sequence ATGGCCCCGACCACTGACAACGCCGGGTACACCGGGGACCCGGGCCGCGCCCGCGCCTCCCTGGAGGCCCTGCGCGCCGAGATCGCGAAGGCCGTGGTCGGCCAGGACCCCGCCGTGACCGGCCTCGTCGTAGCCCTCCTCTGCCGCGGACACGTCCTCCTCGAAGGCGTTCCCGGAGTGGCCAAGACGCTGCTCGTCCGCGCCCTCGCCTCCGCACTCGAACTCGACACCAAACGCGTCCAGTTCACCCCCGACCTCATGCCCAGCGACATCACCGGCTCCCTCGTCTACGACGCCCGCACCGCCGAGTTCTCCTTCCAACCCGGCCCGGTCTTCACCAACCTCCTCCTCGCCGACGAGATCAACCGCACACCGCCGAAAACCCAGTCGTCCCTCCTCGAAGCGATGGAGGAACGCCAGGTCACCGTCGACGGCACCCCGCGCCCGCTCCCCGACCCGTTCCTGGTCGCGGCAACACAGAACCCCGTCGAGTACGAAGGCACCTACCCCCTCCCCGAAGCCCAACTGGACCGCTTCCTCCTCAAACTGACGATCCCGCTCCCCTCCCGCCAGGAGGAGATCGACGTCCTCACCCGCCACGCCGATGGCTTCAACCCGCGCGACCTGCATGCCGCCGGCGTACGCCCGGTCGCAGGACCGGCCGACCTCGAAGCCGCCCGCGCCGCAGTCGCGAAGACGGCGATCTCCCCCGAGATCACGGCCTACGTCGTCGACATCTGCCGCGCCACCCGCGAGTCCCCGTCCCTCACCCTGGGCGTGTCCCCGCGAGGCGCGACGGCCCTCCTGGCGACCGCACGCGCATGGGCATGGCTCACAGGCCGCGACTACGTCATCCCCGACGACGTCAAAGCCCTCGCCCTCCCCACCCTCCGCCACCGCGTGCACCTACGTCCCGAGGCCGAGATGGAAGGCGTGACGGCGGACTCCGTCATCACCGCGATCCTCACCCACGTCCCCGTGCCCCGCTGA
- a CDS encoding DUF4350 domain-containing protein: MTTEATLPSTSASPTARQLWTRARGITLALALLLAGAVTLAALQSDARHGALDPRSADPYGSRALAELLADRGVSTRVVTTLAEARTATSPDTTLLIAGPDLLTEHQQRDLHSAIAGSGGRTVLVAPTGRSVETLAPGVTADPATSRGSALTPGCAFPAARRAGTAETGGIRYTTRHLGADQCYPSARLATLLRVPDASGDGDTVVLGAPDILYNNRLDQQGNASLALQLLGSRSHLVWYLPSLSDTAATDPDDEKGFLDLLPSGWLWGTLQLFLAAALAALWRARRLGPLVPEKLPVAIRASETVEGRARLYRKAAARDRAAAALRSTTRTRLAPLLGVPVTRAHTPEALVPALSAHLHSDGQPLHSLLFGPPPGDDSTLIALADQLDALEREVRRP; the protein is encoded by the coding sequence ATGACGACCGAGGCCACGCTCCCGTCCACCTCGGCCTCCCCCACCGCCCGGCAGCTGTGGACCCGCGCGCGGGGCATCACTCTCGCCCTCGCGCTGCTCCTGGCCGGCGCCGTCACGCTCGCCGCGCTCCAGTCCGACGCCCGCCACGGCGCCCTCGACCCGCGCTCCGCCGACCCCTACGGCAGCCGCGCGCTCGCCGAACTCCTCGCCGACCGCGGCGTGTCCACCCGCGTCGTCACCACCCTGGCCGAAGCCCGCACCGCAACGAGCCCCGACACCACCCTCCTGATAGCCGGCCCCGACCTCCTGACGGAGCATCAACAGCGGGACCTGCACTCGGCGATCGCAGGCTCCGGCGGCCGCACCGTCCTCGTGGCCCCCACCGGCCGGTCGGTCGAAACCCTCGCACCCGGCGTGACCGCGGACCCGGCCACCAGCCGCGGCTCCGCGCTCACCCCCGGCTGCGCGTTCCCCGCCGCCCGACGGGCGGGCACCGCGGAAACCGGCGGCATCCGCTACACCACCCGCCACCTCGGCGCCGACCAGTGCTACCCGAGCGCCCGCCTCGCCACCCTGCTGCGCGTCCCGGACGCCTCCGGCGACGGCGACACCGTGGTCCTCGGCGCCCCCGACATCCTCTACAACAACCGCCTCGACCAGCAGGGCAACGCCTCGCTCGCCCTGCAACTCCTCGGCTCCCGCAGCCATCTGGTCTGGTACCTCCCCTCACTCTCCGACACCGCCGCCACCGACCCGGACGACGAGAAGGGCTTCCTCGACCTGCTCCCCTCCGGCTGGCTCTGGGGCACCCTTCAGCTCTTCCTCGCGGCAGCCCTCGCCGCCCTCTGGCGGGCACGCCGACTCGGCCCCCTCGTGCCCGAGAAACTCCCCGTGGCGATCCGCGCCTCCGAAACCGTCGAAGGCCGCGCCCGCCTCTACCGCAAAGCCGCCGCCCGCGACCGCGCGGCCGCCGCTCTGCGCTCCACCACCCGCACCCGCCTCGCCCCTCTCCTGGGCGTCCCCGTCACCCGGGCACACACGCCCGAGGCGCTCGTCCCCGCCCTGTCCGCCCACCTCCACAGCGACGGACAGCCCCTGCACTCCCTCCTCTTCGGCCCACCCCCCGGCGACGACTCGACCCTGATCGCGCTCGCCGACCAACTCGACGCCCTCGAAAGAGAGGTACGCCGTCCATGA
- a CDS encoding DUF4129 domain-containing protein — MNLAGGVLTAVPLPGGPPVRALLPGSTDAAPAALTRLTGSALTALLRAGDGAALSLARSGDEPPLTVPRDPGREAARRELSKDLYHQNDPSLFQRALDTLWDWIGDLFGTASTATPGGTLGLLVVIAAVAAVAGALWWRLGAPRRRPTSTAAALFDDRPRSAAEHRAAAEAHAAQGHWNQAVQERTRAIVRSLEERALLDVRPGRTADEAAADAGRTLPAHTDRLRAAARDFDDVTYGGRRATQQSYTRMAELDLDLERAKPRLTASSTHTTTHPTRQGAAG; from the coding sequence GTGAACCTGGCGGGGGGCGTTCTCACAGCGGTACCGCTCCCGGGCGGCCCGCCCGTACGGGCCCTGCTGCCCGGCAGCACCGACGCGGCCCCGGCAGCCCTGACCCGCCTCACCGGCAGCGCCCTGACGGCGCTGCTGCGGGCGGGTGACGGCGCCGCGCTGTCACTGGCCCGCTCGGGTGACGAACCACCGCTCACCGTCCCACGCGACCCCGGACGGGAAGCCGCCCGCCGTGAGCTGTCCAAGGACCTGTACCACCAGAACGACCCCAGCCTGTTCCAGCGCGCCCTGGACACCCTCTGGGACTGGATCGGCGACCTGTTCGGCACCGCTTCGACCGCCACCCCCGGCGGCACCCTCGGCCTGCTGGTCGTCATCGCGGCCGTCGCGGCCGTCGCGGGCGCCCTGTGGTGGCGTCTGGGCGCCCCGCGCCGCCGACCCACCTCCACCGCCGCCGCCCTCTTCGACGACCGCCCCCGCAGCGCCGCCGAACACCGCGCGGCCGCCGAGGCACACGCCGCCCAGGGCCACTGGAACCAGGCCGTCCAGGAACGCACCCGCGCCATCGTCCGCTCCCTGGAAGAACGCGCCCTGCTCGACGTCCGCCCAGGCCGCACGGCCGACGAGGCCGCCGCCGACGCCGGCCGCACCCTGCCCGCCCACACCGACCGGCTGCGCGCCGCCGCCCGCGACTTCGACGACGTGACGTACGGCGGCCGCCGAGCCACCCAGCAGTCGTACACCCGCATGGCCGAACTCGACCTGGACCTCGAGCGCGCCAAACCCCGTCTGACGGCGAGCAGCACCCACACCACGACCCACCCCACCCGCCAGGGGGCCGCCGGATGA